From Zea mays cultivar B73 chromosome 3, Zm-B73-REFERENCE-NAM-5.0, whole genome shotgun sequence:
GTAACAATCTCGTCGCGCGGCTTCGCCACTATATTACTCCGCAGCTGCGCATCGCCAATTTGGTATTATGCAGCACATATCTGCGCCATATTGGGACTGTTATTCTTGCAAACTCTGTTACCGTCTATGAACTGTGGTAAAAGTCAAGTTTGTCCCTGCTGTAACCACGACGCAAGCAGCCCCTCCCCTGCTCCTCCTATCATCTTCCCCAAGGCGAGCTCCACCAGCTGGATCTCCAGGGAGCCCCTGCGACCTTGGCCATGGCCGACCTCCACTTCTCCCTTGGCAGGCGCTGCCCTCCTCTGGTCCGAGCTCGAGCAGGTGAGCTCGCCCCATGGCCTCGGCTCCTAGCCTCCAGGCTCGGCTACGAGGACACCACGCTCGCCCTCACCCTCCGCCTCCCGGGCTCCGACTCCGGCCGTTCCTCCTCGCTCGCCGCGCCCTCCGCTGCGCCGTCACCCAAGGCGCGGGTGGTGGGGTGGCCGCCGGTGAGGTCGTACCGCAAGAACGCGCTCGCCGACTCCAGCAAGGCCAACCGCGCAGCCAATTTCGTGAAGGTGGTCGTCTCCCGCCGCTCCTCGGCCTCTGCTCCTCCCGCGCCCGGTTCCCATCGCCGCTCTCTTCCCCAGCGCGTCTTCTTCCCCAGCCGCGCCGTGCCGAGCTGCTTCTTGCGCACGCGCCGTGCCGAGCTCGCCCCCGACCTCTGCTCTTCCCTGGCGCGTCGCGTTCTTCCCTGCACTTGCCCATGGCGGCCGAGCTCCCAGCCTGCGCGCCCTCCGGTTCTCTGTGTCGCGCGCTGCTCCAGCTCCCACGGCGCGCAGCCTCCCTCTCGGCTCACCGGATCTCCCAGCGCCGCGCCCAGCTTCTTTCTCCCTCAGCTCCCGTGGTTCTCTCTCCATCTCCCTCCGTTCTCTGTTGCGTGCCCAGCAGAACTCCCCTGCGCGCCCGGATTCTCTCCTTCCCTACTCGAATTTGGTCAGGcccgtgcagctccctggcgcccTGCTTCCTCTGTTCTCTCCCTGGACGCGCACAGCGTTCCGTCGAACTCCTGCGCCGTGCCCTGCTCAGGTTCCATGGCCGCACCAAATTCCCTGCGCGCGCTGGCCTACAACTCGACTGCACACCTCCCTACTTGTCATGGCCACCGTGCCCTGCTCCCTGATTTCTGCTCGCCGCGCGCGCTCATCTCTCTGTTCGCCTCTGCGCACAACTCTCCGAGCTCCATGGCCGGTTCCCTGCTCGCCGGGGATGCTCCTGCTCCAGCTCAACCTCGCCTTGTGCGCTCTGTTTTCTTGGTCTCACGCGCGGCAAGGTAGTACTCCGGTCAAGGGTAGATTAGTACGAAGGGGTACATAACCTGCATCAAAAGCAATAAAACAGACGTTAATGGAGCGCGGGAGATTAACTGTCCCAATCTGGCGTGACTTTGAACTCCATAATACCAAACTGGCGAAGTACAGCTGCGGAGTAATAAACTGGTGAAGCCGCGCGACGAAAATGTTACAAACTCAAATAACTCCGCCGTGCGCCCGCCTATCTACAATCTTTTACCGTGCTGCCGCAGAGGTATCGTCCTCACCATCCCCGTAGGAAGCCGAAGTACAGCCAGAAGCGTCGTCACAACTCACAAGCACTGATCATGGCCGGTACGAACCAAACCTGAAGCCCCTTTCTTCCTCCGCTTTGCTTTTGCTGCTAACCGCGTCTTTGCTTGTGTATGGTTGCGTTGGGCGGCGCGGGAAGACTACGATCAGGAGCAAGAGATGGAGGTGGAGGCGCTGCAGGCCATCCTCATGGACGACATCAAGGGTTTTACTGCTTCCTCCAAGCCTTTTGTTATGGGGACTCGTGCTGTGGATTCCAATTTCTTGTCCAAATTTGATCGTTGTTATGTTGCGTGTTGGTGCTGATGCAGAGATCGACCCAAGTGAGAGTGGGATCGCTACCACCGCCCGGTGCTTCCAGATCCTACTCTCTCCTCAGGTAACTCCTAACCAAGTGCAGCGTGTGAGTGTGTGATATGGCTGCACTTCGTTAGAACTATTTGTTCCAGTGACGAATGCGGCAAGGTTGAGAACTGTGCATTTAAGCTTTAGGGAGTTCGGAGAGAGTTGAATTAGGCTCTTTTGATCTTTATTTTTCAAATATACTACTGATTTCCTGTTGACTACTACTGGCAGGATGATGATTTTGACGAGTCAGCTTATGTCCCAGGTAAAACTAAATTTGTAGATATGCACATATATGATCGTGATTATCAATCAGCTCTCAAAATTATGGAACATCATGCATGTAATGTACCGGATTGCTGTGTGGCTTACTGACTTTAATTTGCAGTTCAACTGGCCCTGATTTTTGCGCACACTGAGAAGTACCCTGATGAACCTCCGGTACTGAATGTCAAAAGGTTCTGCCATTAAATTCTAGTTTTGGTTTCATTTCATAGTTATTTTGTCATAGGATGTGAGCTGAATGCTGATTGTCTAATTCTTTGGATTGGAAAATATTTATGCAGTGTACGAGGGATTAAACCACATGATCTTGCATCCCTAAAGGAAAAGCTTCAGCGAGAGGTATCCAAAATACCCAACTGCCAACTCAAAATTTGGCGTCAATCTGACATAGCTATGTTAACTGCACAGAAGTGAAAGTGTGAAACAATTCCTTTTTAGCTAAAATAATTCGCATTGAACCAAAAAAAGCATGGACCATTAGTATTTTGTAGTCTTATATAGCAGAGAACTTGTAGAAAGGTCATGTGAATTAATTCGCTGATCAATGACATCCATTTTGAGATTTGGCTGGACCTTGTGCTCGAATATGACCAGAGCATGCTAGAAGTTTCTAATTGGTTGTGATGTCAGCTCTTCACATTATCACTTATCAGTCACCTCATATGACACATTGTATTCTGTTGAATATCCCATCATTTAGGCAACAGAGAATCTTGGCATGGCTATGGTCTACACTCTTGTTTCATCAGCCAAAGAGTGGCTAAGTGAGAAATATGGTCAGAATGGTGGTGATGAGGAACCTGAAGAATCTGAAGCGGAAAAAGAGGAGGTACGCACCTATTCACTTGTCTGTTCTGCATTTTCTTTTCTCTGAACTTTAGGAACTGGGTTCAGCTGTAGCAAGTGGAGACATTGAATTGCCTGTGGTTCGTGAAATTAATGCAGGCTTGTTCTGGTATGATTGGTTTCTCGATCTGAAACCACTGTTTGGTGGTTTTGTTTAGAATCCTGCTGGATGCTGCATTTTTTGGAATTTAGTGCTTGATTGGTTGTCCTACTGAGCCACTTACGCAGTCAAATTTCAAAGTTACATTTTGTACCATGCTATCATCATATCATGGATTATTTTCCTTTCAGGAAATATAATTTATAAATGACTGTAGTATTTGCTCCGTGTCCGCGTGCTAGGTTATTATACCGCATGGTGAAGCTGTTACTGTGGAGAGCTTTCTGGCTTGGAGAGAACGCTTTGAAGCTGAGTTGGCCTTACAGCGTGCTAAGTAAAatttgtattttgtttacatattAAGTTTTTTTATGATCAGATGGAATCTCTTGTTTACTTGTGATATCTTCCATCTAATGGTGTTTGATTCCCATATTATATAAGTACCCAAATCTGTGTTTAGATGATCTTTTGCATTTTCTGGGCACACAGACTTATGCCAGATTCAGCTCTTACAGCCACAAAGGAAAAGAAACTCACGGGACGGCAGTATTTTGAAAGTGGAAGGCATGCAGTGGTTTGTATCCCAGATAATACTACCTTTTTGTTATCCCAGATAATAAAACTTTCGTCTCAAGGCTTGTTTGATGCACTCGCATTCAGCTATTCACATCAATCTATGTGTGTGTTGGAGTTACTTACGTGTCTTTTAAGTTCTACTTTACATGAAGCCATCTTTTCAGAAAGGAGCAAGCACAGTTgctgatgaagatgaagaagaggaggaagacaTTGATTTCGATGATGATTTTGAAGGTAAAACTTCTGGAAAACTCTTTGTTTATGACAATAGATGTACTTTGCTAGTGCAACCAATCTTACAAAACTTGCTGCCCTAATTTGGTACAGACGACGAAGAGGACATGCTTGAGCATTATTTAGCTGAACAATCAGGGAAGTCAACAGCTTAACCTTCTTGGCCAAAGAAAGTACCTTTTCAGGCACAACTTTACCTTAGGAAGCCAAATGTGGCTATATATTGCAAGTGTAGAGCCCACTATTTTGTGATGCCTGTTATCATTTTTGTACCTGAGTGGATGCTTTCAAGCTCTATCAAGGGGGCTGTGGTTCTCATTAATATATATATGCTGAAGGAGTTAGAAGACCAAGCTGTAATTTACTGTATTTTTTATCGGCTACTACATGTGTGTTTTGCCTTTGCCATGTGGAGCATGTTGCATGGCTGGGACAAAACAACGACGATAATAACAAAGTCCAAAAATTCTGGGGTGTGTTAAAGTTGAAACTCACTAGAACTATAAGTCAAGGTCTATGTCTATGGATAGCTGTTTTTATGTAGTTCTTATGCTAAACCTTTGAGTATATTTCATTCTAGTCTCGTACCGTATCTTTTCATGAATTGTATCTTTTTCATGACTTCTGTCTTTTCCAGTCTCTCTTTTCATTACTGTCGTGTCTTATGATCCTACTATTTCTTTGAATTCCACTATGTACTAGTGTCTCTAAAGGTCCTTTGCGTCTCTTGTTATTGCTGACGTGAATCCCACTACCGTGCCTCTAAGCGGGTCTTTGTTTGAAATTATAATATatccaaattatataatctaacaattttttattatataatctaacATTTTTTGAACTTATAGTCCCAAACAAACATCCCCTGAGTTATTTGCTTATCTTTCTATTGATATGCATCTTCGCGTCTTAAGAATAGTACGTAGTGCTTGTGAAGGCCATTTGCCTCTCTTTCAATTGCTATCGCATCTCCGCGTCTTAAAAATCTATTACATGTTACTATCTCAACTGATATTGAATAAGTTTTTTTTCAGTTAGTATTATCTCTAACCTATCCATTGTTTCAAACTCAATTTCTTGTATGTCATTGTTTCAAACTCAAATCATTTTTCTTTTTGTATGGTCACAAATTCAATGCAACATACATATTTTTTAGTACTTATCTGTTCAATATATATCTTTTGTAGGCCACATGTTTGACAAAACTTGATAGTGATTTATAGAAGGATATTCAAAACTCACATCTCTAAAAAAATTTAATGTCTCTAATTCCTGAGAAACATGCTGGCAAAAAAAAAGTAAGTTGTAACCTTCGAGTATTTGTTAGACCTGGGAATGCAACAATACGTAAATCGTGCTAAATTGTGTCCCTTTTTTCATCAAGTCTTTAGAAAAGGGAACGTATCTAGTGCAGTCAGGAAGAGGTGGAAGGATTGTTTTGAAAACAATGTTTTTAAAAAGGCCCTCTCAACTCCATTGTCGTGTCTTATCTTGATTGCACTGTTGCACCAATTAGCGTGGTTGCACTAGAATAATATGTCGTTCATAACAATGAAATCAAATTGGTGTAACAGATGGTGCGGATATAGGCTTTGCATACAATGTAGAACTTTCCATTTACATTTAGCTGTACACATTTCTAGCATAAATGGATCCTAGTTGCCTTTCCTACACCTTAGCTGTACACATTTCTAGCATAAACAGGGGTAAATGGATCCTAGTTACTCCCTGTTTTGTAGGGCTTCAAGATTTGTGCAGAACTACTCAAAGTTTAAGCATCAAAGCACCTCTAGTTGTCAGAAAGTTTTTTCCCTCGCGGTTGCAGAAAGCTCCAGTTGAAGCTTCTTGACAGAATCCAGGCCTAACTAAACACATCCCTGGTCAGTCATGGCTTGCGCGATATTAAGGAAAGCACAAATGTTCGCGCCATGGACCAAAAACCTGCATGGAGAGACAGAGGGATCAGCTTCTCGACTGAAACCAAGTGAAAGCATCATGTAGTTTTTCAAAGCACAAGAAAACAAACTCGGGGCTTTCTTTCATGATCCCGTAATCTTGAGCAGCTTTGACCGACCTTTCATATGTTTGCTTTATTGCATCCTGCTTAAATCCAACAGAGAAAAGAGAGAACTCACAAGGAATCACAATTGGGAAGCAGAAGCGAAAAATGACTGCCAGGTGGTCAGGAGCAGCAGAGTTTACTTGAATTCTATTCTCAAAATCCTCCACTGACAATTGCATCAAATTAAACTCTGGATTCAATTCAATCTCCCCAAGTGCTACCTGTTATTTCAAGACACAAGCATACATTTTGATCAAGGAGAAACACATAACAGTCTCAAGCTCTATAGAGTATAGATAGTATATACAGATATATAATGACTTCAGCCTACAAATACTTGTCATCAAAATCGCACCAAGTCTAGCTGCTCAGTTGAAAAGTGCAGCCATGATAGACATGAAAATTGGTGCTTTTAATTTTTTTATGCTAAAAGAAACTACAAAATTGTTCTACTATCATCTCACTCCAGAACATGTGAATGGATTTGTAAGAGCAGTCAAGCAGTGCATTACCCCACCAGCAGCAGTTGCCTTTGCTGGAGCAACAATAACTTTTGCCTTTCTTAGGATATCAACAGCTTGAACAGTGCACGACATATTTGAACCTGCAGTTGGCAACATATTTTAATCAGCATATGATAAATATAAAAATTTAAACAGAAACAGAAAATTGAAATGACAGAATTCAAAACTTCGTACATTCGACAAGAACACGACAACCAGAGTTGCTGATTGCAACAGCCTCCCCTTGGTCAATCTCATTATGTGATGCACAAGGAAATGCAACATCACACCGCTGGCTCCATGGTTTTGCATCATCAATATACTTAGCATGTGGATATGATTTCAAGTACTCCCTGTTTGAATAAATGGAGAAAGATATCTAAAAAACTCCACATGTACAAGCCAAAAATAAGGGAAAGGCATGTACCCACTTGAGGCTCTTTTGCTGAGCCTTAATATCCCTTAGAAGTGAATATTTCATATAATCAAACCCATCTTCATCTAACAAATATCCCTTTGAATCTGGAAAAATATAACAATAAGCCCTTCATTAAAAATGCTATAGTTATCTTAACACGGCTATTTTTCTATACTAGGTACGCTGAAAATCTACCTAATGATTTGGCAAGCAATAAATATTCCTACGAACAAATTCAAACCTTAAAAACACTTATAGTGCAATTCAAGGAAAGCGAGCAAGCTCAAAAACCTATTGGGAGAATACTTGTATATAGACCTGTATTTCTATTTTGAAACCATAAACAAGCATTGTTAACTTCTACACATTAATGATGTCAAATTGTATGTCGAGGATAGGTAAAGTAGCAAACACATATGAGTAGACATGATAAATCCACCTAATTCAAGGCACATCTGATGCCAATAATAATATTGATGATATTCCAAACCATGTATATCCTGTGTAATCAGTACAAAGAAACCTTTAGTCTGTATACCTGAGACAGTAATAGGAATGGCTCCACAAGGCAAAAGCTTTTCCAAAACATGCATTGCTATCTTCCCAGAACCGCTGATCACACATCTGCAGAAAACTTTGCATAGTATTAAAGTAACAAAAGGCTAAATTATAACAAAGAAACATTTAGTGGATCAATGTAAGAAACCTTAATCCTTTAAGCTCTTTATTCATTTCAGCAAGTAAAAGACGTGCAAAAAACACCTGCATAGATAGAATGATTTCATATAGTGTTTCACTTTGAACAAGGACAATGGTCCAGTCAACACATGCAACAGAAATATTACTTGTGAAACAACTATAGCACCCACAGAACACACTATCTCCAGCCAAACGAAAATTAAGGTAGCACTTTACCAGACCATATCCAGTAGCTTCTGTTCGAAAACTTGACCCTGACCAGAAAATTTTAGGTCCTGTAAAATTTCCCTGCATAAGCACGACAGTTGAAATCTACAGACAAGAGAGAACTGCTGAACAAAGAAGTGGAAGCAGAAACTAAACAAATAGCCTCATAAGCCCCGCTCCCTACACTGAGGATGTATCCACGATTTCCCATAATCTAAATTCTGGATATGGACTTCAGAACCACCAGTCTACCTGAAAATGACCAGAAAGACGTCTATACTGCCCAAAAAGGTAACCCATTTCCCTTGGACCAACACCAATATCTTCAGCGGGAAAATCCTGGACCAAAAGATCAAAGTCTGAAATATTAATATAGACTAAGAACAGTCATTGCTTCACTTAACTAATATAGAAATAAAAAACTCCAATAACTGGGTATCAAGTTTAACTGGGAAGTACCTGATCAGGGCCCAAATATCTATACAGCTCATCCATGAAACTTTGGCAAAAGCGCATTATCTAACAGGATAAGATTTTGAGATTTACATGCAGCAAAAAACATTATTGTCCTGAGGAATCAAAATACGGTACACACACCTCATTATCACTTTTTCCCTTTGGATCAAAATCACTTCCTCCAGCAGCACCTCCAAGTTTATATAGTGACAAAGCATTCTTTAAAGTCTGTATGGAAGAAAGACAATGATGGGATAACATGTTAAAGTTCTGCCATAAAgcaatataaacataaaaaatGCATCCATTAAGCAAATCACACCCATGGCTAAGCAAAGGCTGCAAGTTATTAGCATCGCAAATACACTTGCATAGTTCACCTAGAGTGGTACTATGACAATGTCTTTCGTGTAAACAAGGAAAAACAAGTATAGTATTACATGTTCAAAGGCCAGAAACTTTGCCACACTTAAGCTCATGGATGGGTGAAACCGAAGACCACCCCTGCATGGACCTAACGCCTGACTGAATTGCACACGGAAACCTCTATTGACGTGTGCTTCACCTCTGTCATCAATCCATGGCACTCTGAAGATAAAGCATCTCTCAGGTTCCAACAAACGCTCCAAAATTTGAATATATCTGAAACATTATCAAATGAAACTATGTTACACTGAAGGTTTAGGCATATTCTTGATAAGGCATGAAGGGAGATTTGAAGAATTACTGGGCATTCTTCACCAAAACAGGTTCTAAGGAATGAACCACCTCCTGGATCGACTGTATATATTCAGCTTCATGGGGATCCCTCCTTAGGACACATTCAAGTATTGATGCTGCTGTTTTCGATAAAGCTGGAATGGACAATTACAAAACGCAGACTAAAAAAATGAGCAAGGTCATATATCATATAGTTGTTGGATCGTTGCAAGGGATATAAAATAATACAATCATTTTGGTTTGATAGAAAATGGAGCACACTGGGATAGAGGGCATAAAGAAAGTGAAAGCACAAATGATAACACCACATAAATAACAGCAACTTTAAGGCAAACTGGTTATTCCACTCCAAGCTGAAAACAAAACTGGAATATATAAATAACgataatttcaaggtgaactggtAATTCCACTCCAAAAAGGAAATAAAACTGGAATATCTGCTTCATGCTATGTTCATTTTCTAGTAGAATATGAAGCAATTGCGAACTATGTACCAGCAGTACAGGATGAAGTAATAGATATGGTCATATTAGCATTTGTCTCTTCAATTGGACATTAGTTATAGCATTTACTTGTTATTGGACATGAATATGCTACACAGAACAGAATAAAACATGTGATATCTTGAAAACCATGTTATCTACTTCTCACAATGCAGCAATACACAATTAAAACTGAATGTTAATATATTTCCTGAAACAAATTTATTACACATTGACTGGTCCTTAAAACTGTCCCCATGTGAAATTTGAGTATAACTGTGGAAGCTGGGTCAACAAGCCGAAAACACCAACCTTTACCTTTGACATAGACCGGCCCCTCAATCTCGGGAGGCTGCAACTTCTCCTTGGAGGCCATCTGTAACCGGAGCGCCTCCTTATGCAACAAGCTATTGTTGTGCTCCTCAAGCGCACTCATCTGCATATTCCTGCTTCCCTCGTTACCATATGGATTCCGGCGGTGCTTCCGGCCGtactccttgcacaccgagcaGAAGATCCTGGTGGTGGTGTCGTGCACGGCGACGTAGGCCCACTTGTAGGTGTCCGCCCACTCCTCCCGCCATTTCTTGAccaccttcttcttcttcttggtgtGCCCCGACGGCGACCTGAGCATCCCGTCATGCTCTTCCCCCTGCGACAGGTGCTGCTGCGGCGCCAGCCCGTCCGCCGCGCCGGGCTGCGAACACGGGATGAGGAGGCTCTTGTGGTCGTCGGCGTGAACGACAGTGTCGTGCGTGGACGTAACGGCCACTAAGGAAGCTCCGGAAAAAGAGGGATCGTCGACAGGGCCGATCTCGAGGTCGATCTCCTCGCCGATGCCGCGCACCATGAGATGATGCTGATGCTGCCGCTGCGCCTGCCGCAGCAGGTTGATTTCATCCATCGAGTTCATGCGCGTGCTCGTTGCATCATGCGGAGACACGATACGAGCGCCAGGCGTAAACCAAGAGAATCCGGCTCCGGTTGCAGCGATCAGAATGGGGATTTTGGCGCTAGGGTTTGGAGAATTTGGCGTTTCCAGCTGACAGGATAAGGTTGGTGCAGAAGAAGGCTTCGATTAAGCGCGGCCGCGGGAAGGAGGATGCAGGGCATCCGTGAGCCGCGGCGGAGACTGCGGCCGGCGACAGCAAGCAGAAACAGCCGCGGCAACCGCTGCGCTGAGGCTAGTCCCGACAgagttttctttctattattacgGTACTCATTCATTTTGGCATAGATGTCAGTGCAATTAACTGGAGATATAGAAATTTCATGCGAGGTATTAGAGCTTTACGAGGATAAAACTCTATATACACGATTACCTAGTTTAAAACTAATATGTCAATATTAAAACAATGCATTTAAAGTCATAACTGAGAATGGCCTTAGACATGTCTAATAGTAATTAGACACTCTTTTTTATTTATTACGTTTTAGTTAAAAATTAACTAATATACAATAAATATTCGAGAGATAATATAAAATTAACTTCTATAAAATAGTACTTgtagatgtaatctttttatttttctccctTTAAAATAACAACTTTGCTCTTGTTTATGTAACTTAGAATATCTCCAACATAAGTCCTAAATATTTAAA
This genomic window contains:
- the LOC103651616 gene encoding RWD domain-containing protein 1; its protein translation is MADYDQEQEMEVEALQAILMDDIKEIDPSESGIATTARCFQILLSPQDDDFDESAYVPVQLALIFAHTEKYPDEPPVLNVKSVRGIKPHDLASLKEKLQREATENLGMAMVYTLVSSAKEWLSEKYGQNGGDEEPEESEAEKEEVIIPHGEAVTVESFLAWRERFEAELALQRAKLMPDSALTATKEKKLTGRQYFESGRHAVKGASTVADEDEEEEEDIDFDDDFEDDEEDMLEHYLAEQSGKSTA
- the LOC100502380 gene encoding uncharacterized protein isoform X2, producing the protein MNSMDEINLLRQAQRQHQHHLMVRGIGEEIDLEIGPVDDPSFSGASLVAVTSTHDTVVHADDHKSLLIPCSQPGAADGLAPQQHLSQGEEHDGMLRSPSGHTKKKKKVVKKWREEWADTYKWAYVAVHDTTTRIFCSVCKEYGRKHRRNPYGNEGSRNMQMSALEEHNNSLLHKEALRLQMASKEKLQPPEIEGPVYVKGKALSKTAASILECVLRRDPHEAEYIQSIQEVVHSLEPVLVKNAQYIQILERLLEPERCFIFRVPWIDDRGEAHVNRGFRVQFSQALGPCRGGLRFHPSMSLSVAKFLAFEHTLKNALSLYKLGGAAGGSDFDPKGKSDNEIMRFCQSFMDELYRYLGPDQDFPAEDIGVGPREMGYLFGQYRRLSGHFQGNFTGPKIFWSGSSFRTEATGYGLVFFARLLLAEMNKELKGLRCVISGSGKIAMHVLEKLLPCGAIPITVSDSKGYLLDEDGFDYMKYSLLRDIKAQQKSLKEYLKSYPHAKYIDDAKPWSQRCDVAFPCASHNEIDQGEAVAISNSGCRVLVECSNMSCTVQAVDILRKAKVIVAPAKATAAGGVALGEIELNPEFNLMQLSVEDFENRIQDAIKQTYERSVKAAQDYGIMKESPEFLVHGANICAFLNIAQAMTDQGCV
- the LOC100502380 gene encoding uncharacterized protein isoform X1 is translated as MNSMDEINLLRQAQRQHQHHLMVRGIGEEIDLEIGPVDDPSFSGASLVAVTSTHDTVVHADDHKSLLIPCSQPGAADGLAPQQHLSQGEEHDGMLRSPSGHTKKKKKVVKKWREEWADTYKWAYVAVHDTTTRIFCSVCKEYGRKHRRNPYGNEGSRNMQMSALEEHNNSLLHKEALRLQMASKEKLQPPEIEGPVYVKGKALSKTAASILECVLRRDPHEAEYIQSIQEVVHSLEPVLVKNAQYIQILERLLEPERCFIFRVPWIDDRGEAHVNRGFRVQFSQALGPCRGGLRFHPSMSLSVAKFLAFEHTLKNALSLYKLGGAAGGSDFDPKGKSDNEIMRFCQSFMDELYRYLGPDQDFPAEDIGVGPREMGYLFGQYRRLSGHFQGNFTGPKIFWSGSSFRTEATGYGLVKCYLNFRLAGDSVFCGCYSCFTSNISVACVDWTIVLVQSETLYEIILSMQVFFARLLLAEMNKELKGLRCVISGSGKIAMHVLEKLLPCGAIPITVSDSKGYLLDEDGFDYMKYSLLRDIKAQQKSLKEYLKSYPHAKYIDDAKPWSQRCDVAFPCASHNEIDQGEAVAISNSGCRVLVECSNMSCTVQAVDILRKAKVIVAPAKATAAGGVALGEIELNPEFNLMQLSVEDFENRIQDAIKQTYERSVKAAQDYGIMKESPEFLVHGANICAFLNIAQAMTDQGCV
- the LOC100502380 gene encoding uncharacterized protein LOC100502380, whose translation is MNSMDEINLLRQAQRQHQHHLMVRGIGEEIDLEIGPVDDPSFSGASLVAVTSTHDTVVHADDHKSLLIPCSQPGAADGLAPQQHLSQGEEHDGMLRSPSGHTKKKKKVVKKWREEWADTYKWAYVAVHDTTTRIFCSVCKEYGRKHRRNPYGNEGSRNMQMSALEEHNNSLLHKEALRLQMASKEKLQPPEIEGPVYVKALSKTAASILECVLRRDPHEAEYIQSIQEVVHSLEPVLVKNAQYIQILERLLEPERCFIFRVPWIDDRGEAHVNRGFRVQFSQALGPCRGGLRFHPSMSLSVAKFLAFEHTLKNALSLYKLGGAAGGSDFDPKGKSDNEIMRFCQSFMDELYRYLGPDQDFPAEDIGVGPREMGYLFGQYRRLSGHFQGNFTGPKIFWSGSSFRTEATGYGLVFFARLLLAEMNKELKGLRCVISGSGKIAMHVLEKLLPCGAIPITVSDSKGYLLDEDGFDYMKYSLLRDIKAQQKSLKEYLKSYPHAKYIDDAKPWSQRCDVAFPCASHNEIDQGEAVAISNSGCRVLVECSNMSCTVQAVDILRKAKVIVAPAKATAAGGVALGEIELNPEFNLMQLSVEDFENRIQDAIKQTYERSVKAAQDYGIMKESPEFLVHGANICAFLNIAQAMTDQGCV